In Salmo trutta chromosome 37, fSalTru1.1, whole genome shotgun sequence, the following proteins share a genomic window:
- the LOC115177376 gene encoding terminal nucleotidyltransferase 5A: protein MSEEDNSCTGASTITEVESSNTSVLGWEQVQRLDAILTETIPIHGRGNFPTLEMKPRQIVKVVRSRMEERNIHVRDVRLNGSAASHVLHEDSGLGYKDLDLIFCADMKGESDFQIVKDIVLDCLLDFLPDGVNKQKISPLTLKEAYVQKMVKVYNDSDRWSLISLSNNRGKNVELKFVDSLRRQFEFSVDSFQIKLDSLLLFYECSENPMAETFHPTIVGESVFGDFGAALDHLRQKVICTRNPEEIRGGGLLKYCHLLVRGFHADSETEMKSLQRYMCSRFFIDFSDISEQQRKLESYLQNHFVGLEDRKYDYLMTLHGVVNESTVCLMGHERRQTLGLIAMLAVRMLAVQNVIPNVANVTCYYQPAAYVADGNFSNYYIAQVQPMFHCQRHAYSTWLPCN from the exons ATGTCTGAAGAAGATAATAGCTGCACTGGTGCTAGTACTATAACTGAGGTTGAAAGCAGCAATACCAGCGTTCTCGGCTGGGAACAAGTGCAGCGCCTTGATGCCATCCTGACGGAGACCATTCCCATCCACGGCAGGGGAAACTTCCCCACTTTGGAGATGAAACCCCGACAAATAGTGAAAGTGGTGCGTAGTCGAATGGAGGAGAGGAATATCCACGTCCGGGACGTGCGGCTAAACGGGTCTGCTGCAAGCCACGTTCTTCATGAGGATAGCGGACTGGGCTACAAGGACCTTGACCTGATCTTTTGCGCGGATATGAAAGGGGAAAGTGATTTTCAGATTGTGAAGGATATCGTTTTGGACTGTCTCCTGGACTTCTTACCTGACGGGGTGAATAAGCAGAAAATATCACCATTGACATTAAAG GAAGCCTATGTGCAGAAGATGGTGAAGGTGTACAATGATTCAGACCGCTGGAGCCTCATTTCCCTCTCCAACAACAGAGGCAAGAACGTGGAGCTCAAGTTCGTAGACTCTCTGAGGCGGCAGTTTGAGTTCAGCGTGGACTCCTTCCAGATCAAGCTGGACTCCCTGCTGCTATTCTATGAATGCTCTGAGAACCCCATGGCCGAGACCTTCCACCCCACCATCGTGGGTGAGAGTGTGTTTGGGGACTTTGGTGCTGCCCTCGACCACCTACGCCAGAAGGTGATCTGCACCCGCAACCCAGAGGAGATCCGGGGCGGCGGCCTGCTCAAGTACTGTCACCTGCTGGTAAGGGGCTTTCACGCCGACTCCGAGACGGAGATGAAGTCCCTGCAGCGTTACATGTGCTCACGGTTCTTCATCGACTTCTCAGATATCAGCGAGCAGCAGCGCAAGCTGGAGTCCTACCTGCAAAACCACTTTGTGGGCCTGGAGGACCGCAAGTACGACTACTTGATGACCCTGCATGGGGTGGTCAACGAGAGTACGGTGTGCCTGATGGGACATGAGAGGCGGCAGACACTGGGGCTGATCGCCATGCTGGCGGTGCGCATGCTGGCCGTGCAGAACGTCATCCCAAACGTGGCTAACgtcacctgctactaccagccaGCCGCCTACGTGGCAGACGGTAACTTCAGTAACTACTACATAGCCCAGGTACAGCCCATGTTCCACTGCCAGCGGCATGCCTACTCCACCTGGCTACCCTGCAACTGA